From Chloroflexota bacterium, the proteins below share one genomic window:
- a CDS encoding DinB family protein — protein MDFERCVEQMEHNAQTIRSLTMSVSAAQARWHPAPDAWSMLEVINHLYDEEREDFRHRLQWIWQHPAEPWAHNDPPGWVTARRYNERNFEESVNNFLFERERSVVWLRELASPDWSVNYHTGFRDMTAGDMFASWVAHDLLHIRQLVELHWAWTVDALKPHQVEYAGDW, from the coding sequence ATGGATTTCGAACGATGCGTAGAGCAGATGGAGCACAACGCCCAGACGATTCGCAGTTTGACGATGAGCGTATCGGCGGCACAGGCGCGCTGGCATCCAGCGCCCGATGCCTGGTCGATGCTTGAAGTGATCAATCACCTCTACGACGAGGAACGCGAAGACTTCCGCCATCGCCTCCAATGGATCTGGCAGCACCCCGCCGAACCCTGGGCGCATAACGATCCGCCCGGCTGGGTCACCGCGCGGCGGTACAACGAGCGCAACTTCGAGGAGTCGGTCAACAACTTTCTGTTCGAGCGTGAGCGGTCGGTCGTCTGGCTGCGCGAACTGGCGTCCCCCGACTGGTCCGTGAATTACCACACCGGTTTTCGAGACATGACGGCCGGCGACATGTTCGCCTCCTGGGTCGCGCACGACCTGCTCCACATCCGCCAGTTGGTCGAACTGCACTGGGCATGGACCGTCGATGCCTTGAAACCGCACCAGGTCGAGTACGCAGGCGACTGGTAG
- the opgC gene encoding OpgC domain-containing protein, with amino-acid sequence MINTRYLTPQAASIKWRMYDWFYVQKGNRDLRLDFLRGYAVFAMIVDHLGSDSWLQNFTGGNRFFVSAAEGFVFISGLLVGIIYGDMMRKIGWWPAARKALARAWTLYTLTVPLTLLFVWLIGTFNLPFASWYVIGDPLKLIFDVATMQRTFAFADIPLLYTQLLLLAPVALWLMNRGKTGWMLTGSLALWGAYQVSPTAMSGFPWNIEGNWVFHVAAWQLLFFAAMALGYHRKTVSRRLGRFMRLRWFSLALAATVALLVIFPNANPDDPTIMALFDKASLSVGRLAASAVVFSTLYMGTTLFWKPLYGTIGWLFNPLGENSLYSYTMHVMLLVGYYIVVAHIGSGDGQDIVANSVLQLGAVALTWQMIRKNFLFRVIPR; translated from the coding sequence ATGATCAACACAAGATATCTGACGCCACAAGCCGCATCGATCAAGTGGCGCATGTACGATTGGTTCTATGTGCAGAAGGGCAATCGCGACCTGCGGCTGGATTTCCTGCGCGGGTACGCGGTGTTTGCGATGATCGTCGATCATCTGGGCAGTGATTCCTGGCTGCAGAACTTCACGGGCGGCAACCGCTTCTTCGTTTCGGCTGCCGAAGGCTTCGTCTTCATCAGTGGGTTGCTGGTTGGCATCATCTATGGCGACATGATGCGCAAGATCGGCTGGTGGCCGGCCGCGCGCAAAGCGCTGGCTCGCGCCTGGACGCTCTATACGCTGACGGTGCCATTGACGCTGCTATTCGTCTGGCTGATCGGCACATTCAACCTCCCCTTTGCATCGTGGTATGTGATCGGCGATCCGCTTAAGCTGATCTTCGATGTGGCGACGATGCAGCGCACGTTCGCGTTTGCCGACATTCCGCTGCTCTACACGCAACTGCTGCTGCTGGCGCCGGTCGCCCTGTGGCTGATGAACCGGGGCAAGACTGGTTGGATGCTCACGGGATCGCTGGCGCTGTGGGGCGCGTACCAAGTCTCGCCAACCGCGATGTCGGGCTTCCCCTGGAACATCGAGGGCAATTGGGTTTTCCATGTGGCGGCCTGGCAACTGCTATTCTTCGCCGCGATGGCGCTCGGCTACCACCGCAAGACCGTGTCGCGCCGCCTGGGCCGTTTCATGCGCCTGCGCTGGTTCAGCCTCGCGCTGGCGGCCACCGTCGCGCTGCTGGTCATCTTCCCTAACGCTAATCCAGACGATCCGACAATCATGGCGCTGTTTGACAAAGCCAGCCTGTCCGTTGGGAGACTGGCCGCCTCGGCCGTTGTCTTCTCAACACTCTATATGGGCACGACGCTGTTCTGGAAGCCGCTCTATGGCACCATCGGCTGGCTGTTCAATCCGCTGGGCGAAAACTCGCTGTATAGCTACACGATGCACGTTATGTTGCTCGTCGGGTACTACATTGTCGTCGCGCACATCGGCAGCGGCGACGGCCAGGACATCGTGGCGAACTCCGTTCTCCAACTCGGCGCGGTGGCACTGACCTGGCAGATGATTCGCAAGAACTTCCTGTTCCGGGTGATCCCGCGTTAG
- a CDS encoding carotenoid 1,2-hydratase, with protein sequence MKRIAALLGLLLVAGMTVLILRAPSPSGVSAEVTALQHVDDAAGYLRAIAPRALVFPADHGPHPDYQTEWWYYTGNLTATDGRRFGYQLTFFRRAITPTMQTRDSDWATNQVYFAHFALTDGSSQRHIATERYSRGAAGLAGASGAPYRLWLENWSVESLNADGSAVRLRASDTPAGTGELALDLKLESTKPLALHGENGLSRKSALAGNASYYFSYTRLASLGSLTINSQRFDVSGQSWMDHEFGTTGLGSDAVGWDWFSLQLNDGRELMVFQIRRRDGSIEPFSSGTLIMKDGTTHFFPSEQFRVQVLDHWQSPRTGGRYPSRWTLELPSERITLNIAPLVADQEMDITFKYWEGAVRISGQSNGATVDGYGYVEMTGYAGQFPR encoded by the coding sequence ATGAAACGCATCGCCGCCCTGCTGGGGCTTCTCCTGGTTGCCGGAATGACCGTGTTGATTCTGCGCGCACCGTCACCGTCCGGCGTCAGTGCCGAGGTCACAGCGCTCCAGCACGTCGACGATGCCGCCGGCTACCTGCGCGCCATCGCGCCGCGCGCGCTGGTTTTTCCGGCCGACCACGGTCCGCATCCCGACTACCAGACCGAGTGGTGGTACTACACCGGCAATCTGACCGCCACCGATGGCCGCCGCTTCGGATACCAGTTGACGTTTTTCCGGCGCGCCATCACGCCGACCATGCAGACGCGCGACTCCGACTGGGCGACGAATCAGGTTTATTTCGCGCATTTCGCGCTCACCGATGGGTCATCTCAGCGCCATATCGCAACCGAGCGCTACAGCCGCGGCGCGGCGGGGCTCGCGGGGGCCAGCGGCGCGCCATACCGGCTGTGGCTGGAGAACTGGTCGGTCGAATCGCTGAACGCCGACGGCAGCGCCGTCCGCCTGCGCGCCAGTGACACGCCCGCCGGCACGGGCGAACTGGCGCTTGATCTCAAACTCGAGTCCACCAAGCCACTCGCGCTGCACGGCGAAAACGGACTGAGCCGCAAATCGGCGCTCGCCGGAAATGCCTCATACTACTTCTCTTACACACGACTGGCCAGCCTGGGTTCGCTGACCATTAACAGCCAGCGCTTCGACGTCAGCGGCCAGTCGTGGATGGATCACGAGTTTGGCACGACCGGCCTGGGATCGGACGCCGTCGGCTGGGACTGGTTCTCATTGCAGTTGAACGATGGCCGCGAACTCATGGTCTTTCAGATTCGCCGGCGTGATGGCAGTATCGAGCCGTTCTCGTCCGGCACGCTGATTATGAAAGACGGCACGACGCACTTTTTTCCCAGCGAGCAGTTCCGGGTGCAGGTGCTCGACCACTGGCAAAGCCCGCGCACGGGCGGCAGATATCCGTCGCGCTGGACACTGGAACTGCCATCAGAACGCATCACCCTCAACATCGCGCCGCTTGTAGCCGACCAGGAAATGGATATCACCTTCAAGTACTGGGAAGGTGCAGTGCGCATCAGCGGCCAATCCAACGGCGCGACCGTGGATGGTTATGGCTATGTCGAGATGACCGGCTATGCCGGGCAGTTCCCGCGCTGA
- a CDS encoding FtsX-like permease family protein: MHWTLLKTGLRDAMRRPWLTGLMLFSVALGVAVVVAIDLANDSAARAFHLSTEAVIGRATHVIQGGPGGIDDDVYRRLRVDGGYRLSAPVVEGYAGVEEMGGQTVRVLGVDPLAEAPFRSYLTLPRTPASDGGNFDALTAFYTRPGGVLVGAESAARFGLRIGDRISLRVDSARKTAVIVGLLKAPNDVSARALEGLMLADVSTAQEFFGMRGRLSRIDLIATPEIAGQIAARLPPGLALAPASEQSDTVTQLTAAFQLNLTAFSLLALMVGMFLIYNTVMFTVVQRRQMLGILRCLGVTGRQIFALIMAEAAIIGTVGSVLGVLLGIVLGRFTVALVTQTINDLYFSVTVRGVDVQAATLLKGAVLGIMAALIAAAVPSAEAAAVPAITALQRSDLEDRVRRMLPALTRTGVVMAVAGLALIIFVQSSVFVSFAGLFVFLFGLVFCVPQLTVYLMRVAAWLLGRWGMLGRMAARTVTNALSRTSIAIAALMVAISVTIGVTVMIASFRTTVENWLDQTLLADIYIAPPQSSANRAVSMDPALPDRIAAVPGISGIEIYRNVSVASPSHGPVRLNAVTSRRGRGASVYRFRNGSPDEIWAQVLSGALIITEPFANRLRLNLGDHLSLLTDQGPHDFLVAAVSYDYSSDQGSVLMSLDTYRRYWNDSAISSVAAYVAPGADAGRVEDAVRAALGGAVVRVQANRALRQTALVIFDRTFAITAALRIVAVVVAFIGVLSALMALQLERTRELGTLRATGMTIPQLWRLTLLETGLMGATAGLLSMPVGLAMSLVLIYVINLRSFGWTIFFSPVPEVYVQALAISIAAALLAAVYPMQRMSRMQAATALRSE, encoded by the coding sequence ATGCACTGGACGCTGCTGAAGACCGGCCTGCGTGACGCCATGCGGCGGCCATGGCTGACCGGTCTCATGCTGTTCAGCGTCGCACTCGGCGTCGCCGTCGTCGTGGCGATCGACCTGGCTAACGATTCGGCCGCGCGCGCCTTTCACCTCTCGACCGAGGCGGTGATCGGCCGCGCCACGCATGTGATTCAGGGCGGGCCGGGCGGCATCGACGACGACGTGTACCGGCGGTTGCGCGTGGACGGCGGTTACCGGCTGAGCGCGCCGGTCGTCGAGGGCTACGCCGGCGTCGAAGAGATGGGCGGCCAGACGGTGCGCGTGCTCGGCGTCGATCCGCTGGCGGAGGCGCCGTTCCGGTCATACCTCACCCTGCCGCGCACGCCCGCCTCGGATGGGGGCAACTTTGACGCGCTCACGGCGTTTTACACGCGGCCGGGCGGCGTGCTCGTCGGGGCGGAGAGCGCCGCGCGTTTCGGGCTGCGCATCGGCGACCGCATCAGCCTGCGCGTGGACTCGGCGCGCAAAACAGCAGTCATCGTCGGGCTGCTCAAGGCGCCTAACGACGTTTCGGCACGCGCGCTCGAAGGGTTGATGCTCGCCGACGTTTCGACCGCGCAAGAGTTTTTCGGCATGCGCGGCCGCCTATCGCGCATCGACCTGATCGCCACGCCGGAAATCGCCGGGCAGATCGCAGCACGCCTGCCGCCTGGGCTGGCGCTTGCGCCGGCCTCGGAACAGTCCGATACGGTTACGCAGTTGACCGCGGCGTTCCAGCTCAACCTCACAGCGTTCAGCCTGCTGGCGCTAATGGTCGGCATGTTTCTCATCTACAACACCGTCATGTTCACGGTGGTCCAGCGCCGGCAAATGCTTGGCATTCTGCGCTGCCTCGGCGTGACCGGCCGACAGATCTTCGCCCTGATCATGGCCGAGGCCGCCATCATCGGGACGGTCGGCTCCGTGCTCGGCGTGCTGCTCGGCATAGTCCTGGGCCGCTTCACGGTCGCGCTCGTCACACAGACGATCAACGATCTGTATTTCAGCGTCACCGTGCGCGGCGTCGACGTGCAAGCCGCCACGCTCCTGAAAGGCGCCGTGCTCGGCATCATGGCCGCGCTCATCGCGGCAGCCGTGCCGTCGGCCGAGGCCGCGGCTGTGCCCGCTATCACGGCGCTGCAGCGCAGCGATCTGGAAGATCGCGTGCGGCGCATGCTGCCCGCGCTGACACGCACCGGGGTCGTGATGGCCGTCGCCGGCCTCGCGCTGATCATCTTTGTGCAGTCCAGCGTCTTCGTCTCGTTCGCCGGCCTGTTCGTCTTTCTCTTCGGGCTGGTCTTCTGCGTGCCGCAGCTGACCGTGTACCTGATGCGCGTGGCAGCGTGGCTGCTCGGCCGCTGGGGCATGCTCGGCCGGATGGCGGCGCGCACGGTCACCAACGCACTGAGCCGCACGTCGATTGCGATTGCCGCGCTGATGGTCGCCATATCCGTCACGATCGGCGTCACCGTGATGATCGCGTCGTTCCGCACCACCGTGGAGAACTGGCTGGATCAAACGCTGCTGGCCGATATTTACATTGCGCCCCCGCAGTCGTCGGCCAATCGCGCAGTCAGCATGGACCCGGCGCTGCCAGATCGCATCGCCGCAGTTCCAGGCATCAGCGGGATCGAAATATACCGCAATGTCAGCGTGGCGTCGCCGTCGCATGGCCCAGTGCGCCTCAATGCGGTCACCTCGCGGCGGGGGCGCGGCGCATCGGTCTACCGCTTCCGCAACGGTTCACCCGACGAGATCTGGGCGCAGGTGCTGTCCGGAGCGCTGATCATCACCGAGCCGTTCGCAAACCGGCTGCGCCTGAATCTGGGCGACCATCTGTCGCTACTGACCGACCAGGGACCGCACGACTTCCTGGTGGCGGCGGTGTCGTACGACTATTCGTCTGATCAAGGCTCAGTACTCATGAGCCTGGACACCTACCGGCGCTACTGGAACGACTCGGCGATCTCGTCGGTCGCGGCGTATGTCGCGCCGGGGGCCGACGCGGGCCGCGTGGAAGATGCCGTGCGCGCGGCGCTGGGCGGCGCGGTGGTGCGCGTGCAGGCCAATCGCGCCCTGCGCCAGACGGCGCTCGTCATCTTTGACCGCACCTTCGCCATTACCGCCGCGCTGCGCATCGTCGCCGTCGTCGTCGCTTTCATCGGCGTGCTGAGCGCGTTGATGGCGCTCCAGTTGGAGCGCACGCGCGAACTGGGCACCCTGCGCGCCACCGGCATGACGATCCCGCAGCTTTGGCGGCTGACGCTGCTCGAGACCGGCTTGATGGGCGCGACCGCCGGGCTGTTGTCGATGCCGGTCGGGCTGGCCATGTCGCTGGTGCTCATCTATGTGATCAACCTGCGCTCGTTTGGCTGGACGATCTTTTTCTCGCCGGTGCCGGAAGTGTACGTGCAGGCGCTCGCCATCTCCATAGCCGCCGCGCTGCTGGCCGCGGTCTACCCGATGCAGCGTATGAGCCGCATGCAGGCCGCCACGGCATTGCGCAGCGAGTAA
- a CDS encoding ABC transporter ATP-binding protein encodes MPKLPDSYPPDSAPTDALIIFNRVSKTFAEGGRERVVLAEVTASFNRGEFIAIIGRSGSGKSTLLNLLAGLDLPSDGDIWIAGERISALDDRRRTIFRRDHIGFVFQFFNLIPTLTVIENVLLAAELSGVKAPEARRRAEELLREVGLLDRAGAYTDKLSGGEQQRVAMARALCAHPELILADEPTGNLDADTGAAVMDLLTRLSRERGTTLIIVTHSSEVAVLAGRRFKLDHGHLVDVSGDAIIAGAAR; translated from the coding sequence ATGCCCAAACTACCTGATTCCTACCCACCTGACAGCGCACCAACAGACGCGCTGATCATTTTCAACCGCGTCAGCAAAACATTCGCCGAGGGCGGGCGCGAGCGCGTCGTACTCGCCGAAGTCACCGCATCGTTCAACCGCGGCGAGTTCATCGCCATCATCGGTCGTTCCGGCAGCGGCAAGAGCACGCTGCTCAACCTGCTCGCCGGGCTGGACCTGCCCTCGGATGGCGACATCTGGATCGCCGGCGAACGCATCAGCGCGCTGGATGATCGCCGCCGCACGATTTTCCGCCGCGACCACATCGGGTTCGTGTTCCAGTTCTTCAACCTGATCCCGACGCTGACCGTGATCGAGAACGTCCTGCTGGCCGCCGAGCTCAGCGGCGTCAAAGCACCCGAGGCCCGTAGGCGCGCGGAGGAGTTGCTGCGCGAAGTCGGATTACTCGATCGCGCCGGCGCGTACACGGACAAACTGTCGGGTGGCGAGCAACAGCGCGTTGCGATGGCCCGCGCACTGTGCGCGCACCCGGAGTTGATCCTCGCCGACGAGCCGACCGGCAATCTCGACGCCGACACCGGCGCAGCCGTGATGGATCTGCTGACACGGCTCTCCCGCGAGCGCGGCACAACGTTGATCATCGTCACCCATTCGTCCGAAGTAGCCGTCCTGGCCGGCCGCCGCTTCAAGCTCGATCACGGACACCTGGTCGATGTGAGCGGTGACGCGATCATTGCCGGGGCGGCGCGCTAA